The sequence CCAATGAATTCGCAAAAGACTGGTTAGAAAGTCGTTATGCACCAATGATTCGATCATCAGTTCAATCAGTTTTAGGTCATTCTGTCAGTCTGCGCTTTATTTTGTCTACCTCAGAGGATATCTACAGTGATAGTACGACGGCGGGCGATCCTGTTTCTACCGAAATTACTAAACAAAGCGAGCCAGTAGCTAATTCGCTAAATACTAAATATACCTTTGATACATTTGTCATCGGAAACAGTAACCGATTCGCTCATGCGGCCTCACTAGCTGTGGCTGAATCACCCGCAAAATCCTATAATCCACTCTTTATTTATGGTGGTGTGGGTTTAGGGAAAACCCACCTTATGCATGCAATAGGCCATCATGTACTTCAAAGATCTCCCAATACTAAAGTAATTTATGTCTCTAGTGAAAAGTTTACAAACGAATTAATTGATTCCATTAGAGACGAGAACCCTGAAGAATTTCGCAATCACTATCGAAATGTAGACATCCTGCTAATTGATGATATTCAATTTCTAGCAGGTAAAGAACGAACTCAAGAAGAGTTTTTTCATACATTTAATGCCCTTCATGAAGCAAATAAACAAATAATTATTTCATCGGACAGACCTCCTAAGGAGATTCCAACATTAGAGGATCGTCTACGTTCTAGATTTGAATGGGGTCTAATTACTGATATTCAAGCACCTGATTTAGAAACTAGAATAGCTATACTCAGAAAAAAGGCGAAGATGGAAAATCTCCAAGTACCTAATGAAGTAATGGTTTATATTGCAGATAAGATTCGTTCAAACATACGTGAATTAGAAGGAGCACTAATTAGAGTAATGGCTTTCGCTTCATTAAGCTCAATCCCTATAACCCCAGAGGTGGCTGTAGAAGCATTAAAAGATATCATCCCAGCGAATAATACCAAGCAGATTACAATTGACACTATCCAAGAATCCGTTGCAAGATTTTATAACTTATCACCAACTGACTTTAAAGCAAAAAAAAGAACCCGAGCTGTTGCATTTCCCAGGCAAATTGCGATGTACCTATCGCGGCAACTTACGGATTTTTCTTTACCTAAAATAGGTGATGAATTTGGCGGAAGAGATCATACAACTGTCATGCATGCTCATGATAAAATTTCTCAAGCTTTAATAGCTGATCCTTTACTTGAGAAAAAAATAAGTGAAATCATTCAACGCATTCAATCAGATTAAATGCTCTTAATTAAATCAAGATTTAATTAGGGTTATAGATGATCTAAAAGGTGGATAACCTGTTAATAAAATTGGTATATAATTTTGCATGTGGACACGTGGATAATATTATCTGGTTGTCCACAACTTTTTCAACATACCTTTTATCAGCAATTTGAACCCCTCAGTAAACTTATACACATGTTGACAAGTAATACTACTACAACTACTAACTATTATCTTATTATTAATAACCAAGGTTTAGAACTAAAAGAATACGGAAGCTCTAAAGATTTTTTATTAAGGTTTTTTGTACTAGTCAGAAGGTAAAAAGCCAACCAGCGCATAAAAAACTTTCTTTAACTAATAAAATAAACACTTGAAGAATCTTACTAGGTGTCTCTTGAAGTTAAGTTAACTACAAGACATCAGCACAAAAAATTATAGGAGGATTCGATTCATATGAAAATCTTCTGTTCAAAAGATGGACTGCTTTCTGGTGTAAATGCTGTACAACGGGCTGTTTCTAATAAAAACCCATTGCCAGTCTTACAAGGAATATTAATACAGGCCGAAAACCAGTCTTTACAATTTGCAGCAACTGATCTTGAAATGGGGATTCGCTGTGATGTTCCAGCCCAAATTATTGAGGAAGGGACAATGGTCGTTCCTGCTAAATTGTTTACAGAAGTCGTTCGAAAATTACCAGATACAACAATCACGTTAGAAGAACGTGATCAAAAAATAATTATAAGTTATTACCAATCTGAAATAGTTTTGAATGGATACGATCCAGAAGAATTCCCTTTACTTCCAGATCTGATTGAACCCTTATCATTTACATTGCCTACAGTAATATTTAAAAACATGATTAGACAAACAATATTCTCATGTGCTGCAGAAGAGAACAGACCAGTCTTTAATGGCATATTACTTCAAATTGAAGGATCAAATATTCGATTAGTAGCCACAGATACTCATAGATTAGCTTATGTAATTTCAGAAATAACAAATACAGGGGATTCAAGATTTAGTGGTATTATTCCCTCTAAAACTCTTTCTGAAATTTATCGATTACTAAGGGATGAAGATGAGGTTTTAACAATAAGCCATAGCAATAATCAGGTAGTTTTTCAATTTGGGACAATCTTTCTCATATCAAGACTGATAGAAGGGCAATTTCCTAACTATAAACAAGTTATTCCACAGGCATGTGAAACTAAGGTATATTTATCAGTTAGAGAATTTCTTGATGCAGTAGAAAGAGCTTCTTTATTATCTCGCGATAAGAGTTCAGCTAATATTGTCAGGATAAATGTTGTAGATAATGAATTAAGGATTGATCAGACTTCAGAATTAGGTAAGATATCCGAGCAAATAGGCATTGAAATGGATGGGAAAGAGGTAAGAATTGCTTTTAATGCAAAATTCCTAATCGATGCTCTGAAAGTAATAGATAGTGAGCAGATATTATTTGAGTTATCCGGACCATTTAGTCCAGGCGTAATGCGTCCTATGGATAATCCAAATTATATTTATCTTGTTTTACCTGTAAGAACTTCTTAATTTAAATTATGATGATCAACAGCATAAGACTACAAAATTTCCGTAATTATGTGGATGAAATTATCCATTTTATGCCTGGTACAAATATCTTAATTGGTGACAATGGACAAGGAAAAACAAATATCATTGAAGGAATTTATTATTTACTAACTGGAAAGTCATATAGAGTACATAGAGAACAAGAACTTTTACGTTGGGAACAAAGTGATTTTCATATTTATGGACAATTTCTTATGAATCGTCATAAAGTTTCCCTAGAAAGTCATTATAAAGATAAGAAGAAGATGGTAAAAATTAACCAGGTGGCCTGTCAGCGTCTATCAGATTTTGTAGGCACTATTAACGTTATCTTCTTTTCTCCGGATGACCTTGTAATGATTAAAGGTGGTCCGGCGGAAAGAAGAAGGTTTTTAGACTTACATATTGCCCAAATGCGCCCGGGCCATGTTAGCATTCTTAATGCCTATAATAAGGCACTTCAGCAAAAGAATGCTTTATTGAAATCATATAATGACAAAAGCTTTAAATACTCACAATTACAGCTTTGGAATCAACAGATTATTGAATTAGGGAAAAAAATAATTCTTAATAGAGCTGATTTAACGGAACGTTTACAAGGTGCCGTTGAACCTATATTTCGAAATTTATCATCAGAAAAAGAAACTATAAAAATTATGTACTATGCCTTAGGCAAAAGCTCTGTTTCTGAGGCCATTTCGGAATTTGCAAATTTGCTCAATGAAAAGTTAGATCAAGAGATAGAACGTCAAATGATTCTAATTGGACCTCATCGTGACGATTTACAAATTTTTTTAAATGATAAACCAGGAAGACTTTATGCATCTCAAGGTCAACAACGTTCATTAGTGCTTAGTTTAAAGCTTGCAGAACTTGAACTAATGAGACAAGAAAAAGGGGAATACCCCCTTCTTTTACTTGATGACGTCTTGTCTGAATTAGACCGTTTTAGGAGAGACTACTTAATAAAATTTATTGAGTCTTCAAAAATACAAACCCTGATTACTATGACAAGTGCAGATAATCACCTAGACTTAGGTACAGTTTATTTCGTAGAAAAAGGGCATATAAGGAGGGAAGCTTAATTGTATATACATCTTGGAGGAGATGTTTTGCTTAAGACTGATAGAATAGTAGCAATCATTGATTTAGAAATGACAAAATTAAGTCATGTCAATCAGATCTTTTTAGATAAAGTTCACAAAGATAATAGAAAAATAAATTATATTTCAGAAAAAGGTAGAGAAAAGACCTTAGTTGTAACAATGACTGACTTATATTTTTCTCCAATATCTTCAATCACATTATTAAAGCGTTCTTTTACTGAGGTTGGAAAGGACAATTAACAAGCAAACTTTAGCTTTAGATAGCTTTAAATTGATACCACTTTAATTTTAGTGTACAATAATAAGGTTGAAGGCATTTTTTGGCATATGGATTAAGCAAAAAATGCAACTATAAAGTCAAGTTTTCTATATAGGAGGAAACAGCTTTGCAAGAAAACAAAGAGCAACTAGTTCAAACTATTAGTGACAATTATAATGCGGGGCAAATCGAAGTGCTTGAAGGTTTAGAAGCTGTTCGTAAACGTCCTGGAATGTATATTGGTACCACAGGTCCTCGTGGTCTTCATCATCTTGTTTACGAAATTGTTGATAATAGCATTGATGAAGCCTTAGCTGGCTTTTGTAATGAAATTGATGTCATAATTCATCAAGACAACAGTATTACAGTAGTTGATAATGGGAGAGGAATTCCCGTCGATATCCATCCTAAAACAGGTAAACCGGGTGTTGAACTTGCATTGACAGTGTTACATGCCGGAGGAAAATTCGGGGGAAGCGAAAGTGCCTATAAAGTTTCCGGGGGTCTGCATGGAGTAGGTTTAAGTGTCGTTAATGCTTTATCAAAGTGGTTGGTTGTAGAAGTTTCCAAAGGTGGACATGTTTATCATCAGGAATACTCAATTGGTAAACCAACAACCAAACTGATAAATGTTGGAGAAACCAATAAAAGTGGTACTAAAATATCTTTTATGCCTGATTCGGAGATCTTCGAAGAGACAGTATATGATTTTAATATTTTGGCCCACCGCCTTAGAGAACTGTCATTTTTAAATAAGAGTGTAACAATTAATTTAACGGATGAGAGAACTGACGTTAAAGAGACATTTTTACATACAGGTGGTATTCAAGACTTTGTTCGTTATCTTAATAAAAACAAGGACTGCCTACATCCTCAACCAATATTTATTGAAACCTTAAAAGATAGTGTTCAAGTCGAAGTTTGTATGCAATATAATGATGGTTATGCCGAAAATTTGTTTTCTTATGCCAATAATATTAATACCCAAGAAGGTGGAACCCATGAGGCTGGTTTTAAGTCTGCATTAACACGAGTAGTTAATGATTACGCAAGAAAAAACAATATGATTAAAGCCGGTGATTCCAACCTTACGGGAGACGACATAAGAGAAGGATTGACAGCAGTTATATCTGTCAAAGTACCTGATCCACAATTTGAAGGGCAAACTAAAACAAAACTTGGAAATAGTGAAATTCGTGGAATTGTAGATTCTGCCACGGGCGAAGGGTTATCGACTTTCCTAGAGGAGAATCCCTCAATTGCCAGAAAATTTATTGATAAGTCTGTTCAAGCTGCCCGAGCACGTGACGCTGCTCGTAAAGCAAGAGAGTTAACTCGTCGAAAGAGTGCCTTAGAAGGAACTTCTCTTCCCGGCAAACTTGCTGATTGCTCTTGGAAGGAACCGGATTTATGTGAAATGTATATTGTCGAAGGAGATAGCGCTGGGGGTTCAGCAAAACAAGGTAGGGATCGTCGCTTTCAAGCTATTTTGCCATTACGAGGAAAAATTATTAACGTCGAAAAGGCCAGGCTTGATAAAATATTAGGAAATACTGAAATTCGAGCTATGATTACCGCTATGGGTACTGGAATATCCGATGATTTTGATATTGAAAAGGCTCGTTACCACAAATTAATTATTATGACCGATGCTGACGTCGATGGTGCTCACATTCGGACCTTACTATTAACCTTCTTTTACCGTTACATGAAACCCTTAATCGAAAATAATTTTGTATATATTGCTCAACCCCCTCTTTACAAGGTTAAAAAGGGCAAAGATATTCAATATGTCTATACTGAACCTGAATTAACAAAGGTTCTTGAAAAAATAGGTCGGGATAAAGTGGAAATTCAACGCTATAAAGGTTTAGGAGAAATGAATCCTGAACAATTATGGGAAACCACCATGGATCCTGCCAAAAGAACTATTCTAAGAGTGACTATGGAAGACGCTATGAGAACGGAAGAAATGTTCTCGGTGTTAATGGGTGATAAAGTGGAACCCCGTCGTGACTTCATAAATCGCTATGCTAAAGATGTTCGTAATCTAGATGCTTAAAGGAGTGCTCAATCATGGCTGATGAAATATTGGATGGGAAAGTCGTTCCCGTTGAAATTGCGGATGAAATGCGAAAATCATTTATCGATTATTCGATGAGTGTTATCGTTAGCCGTGCTTTGCCCGATGTTCGTGATGGGCTCAAACCTGTGCATCGAAGAATTCTATATACACTTCATGAATTGGGTTTGACCCCTAATAAACCTTATAGTAAATCTGCACGTCTTGTCGGTGATTGCATGGGAAAATTTCATCCTCATGGGGATTCATCGATTTATGATGCAGTTGTACGTTTAGAACAAGATTTTGCAAGCCGCTATCCACTTGTCGACGGACATGGTAATTTTGGATCAATAGATGGAGACTCAGCTGCAGCAATGCGTTATACCGAGCTTCGTATGGCAAAGCTTTCCACTTATATGTTAGAAGATATTGATAAAGACACGATTGATTTCACTCCAAATTATGATGAGAAACAAGATGAACCTACTGTATTACCTGCCAAATTTCCAAATCTTTTAGTTAATGGGTCTTCAGGAATTGCCGTTGGTATGGCAACAAATATTCCGCCTCACAATTTAGGAGAAGTTGTTAATGCTACTGTTGCCTTACTTGATGATCCAAATTTATCGATTGATGACCTAATAAAATATATTCAGGGACCTGACTTTCCAACAGGTGGAACTATTATGGGTCATGAAGGAATCAGATCTGCTTATTTAACAGGAAGAGGTTCAGTTAAAATTCGAGCTAAAGCGCAGATTGAGCAGATGGAGAAGGCTGGAAAGACTCGAATTGTCGTCACAGAAATTCCGTTTATGGTTAATAAAGCTCGAATGATTGAGAAAATAGCTGAGCTTGTTAGAGATAAAAAAATTGATGGGATTACTGATCTAAGAGATGAATCTGATCGATCTGGTCTGAGGGTCGTTATTGAATTAAGACGGGATGTTAATCCCAAAGTTATTTTGAATCAACTTTATAAACATACTCAGTTGGAAGATACATTTGGAGTAAATATGTTGGCATTAGTCAATGGACAGCCACGGACACTTACTCTTAAAGATATGATTTATCATTTCATCGAACATCAAAAAGATGTTGTCGTCCGAAGAACAAGGTACGAGCTTAATAAAGCCGAGGCTGAAGCTCATATTATTGAAGGATTGAGAATAGCTCTTGATCATATTGATGAGGTTATTGAAACTATTCGTTCTTCACCTGATGAATCAAGGGCAAGAGAAAACTTATCACTCCGTTTTGGTTTAAGTGATAAACAGGCTCAAGCAATTGTAGATATGAGATTGAAGCGTCTAACCGGACTTGAACGAGATAAATTAGAAAATCAATATAAAGAATTGATGGATACAATTGCCTATCTCAAATCAGTCCTTGCTTCGGAGGCAAAGGTTATTGGGATTATTAAAGAAAAACTCGAAGAGATTAAGAATAAATTTGGAGATCCCCGACGAACCCAAATAACACTTGATGTCAGTAAAATGGACATTGAAGATCTGATTGCTGTTGAAGATGTTGTTATTACGGTTACTCATTATGGCTATATTAAAAGGTTGCCTTTAAGTACGTATAAGAGTCAGAACCGAGGGGGTAAAGGTGTTCATGGGATGGCTACGAAAGAAGAAGACTTTGTAGAACATCTATTTACTACCACTACTCATCATTATATTCTTTTCTTTACATCACAAGGTAAGGTTTATCGATTAAAGGCTCATGAGATTCCTGAAGCAAGTCGAACCGGTAAGGGAACTGCCATTATAAATCTCCTAAATCTAGAACAAAATGAAATGATAACTGCAGTCATGGCCATCAAAGAGTACAGTCCTGATTATTTCCTGATTACTGCTACTAAAAAAGGGATTATGAAGAAGACTGCTCTTCAGGAATATGATTCATCACGAAAAGATGGGTTGATTGCTTTAACTCTAGACGAAGGGGATGAGCTCATAGGGGTTAAATTAACCCAAGGATTAGACGATATTCTTTTAGCTACAAAAAATGGAATAGCAATTCGTTTTCCTGAATCCGATGTGCGTTATATGGGGCGTACAGCGCGAGGGGTTAAAGGAATAACGCTTGCGGCTAACGATTTAGTTGTAGGTATGGACGTAATTGGTGATGAGGGTGAACTCCTAACCATGAGTGAAAACGGATTCGCCAAACGAACTAATCTCAAAGAGTTCCGTGTTCAAGGACGTGGCGGCAGAGGGGTTATTGTCATGAAATTGAATTCCAAAACCGGTACACTTGTTGGGCTCAAAGTAGTACAAGTAGAAGATGAACTTATGGTAATAACCAATAATGGAATTATGCTCAGAATTCCTGTTTCCAGCATTTCCAATCAAGGTCGTTCTGCACAAGGAGTTATGGCCATGCGAACCGGTGAAAGTACTGTAGTTGCTATTGCCAAAGTCTTGATGAAAGATGATGAGGAACTTGTAGAAAGCAATAATGAGGATTCAGAAGAAGAAGTCTAAAATTGACAAAATTTGCGCAAGGTGTTACCATGTCTGAGATTCATAGAATGGCGTTTTTATACATACACTAATATTTAATATTTTATCTTGAGGAGGAACAAATATAATGACTGACATCGGTTCGTTTAAAGTGAAAACAGGACTTGCGGAAATGCTTAAAGGGGGAGTTATTATGGATGTAACAACCCCAGAACAGGCTATTATTGCAGAAGAGGCTGGAGCATGTGCTGTCATGGCTCTAGAGCGCGTTCCTTCAGATATTCGTGCAGAAGGCGGAGTTGCACGAATGGCAGATCCATCAATAATTCAGAGCATTATGGCTGTAGTGTCTATTCCAGTCATGGCTAAGGCAAGAATTGGTCATTTTGTTGAAGCTCGGATTTTAGAAGCCTTAGGCGCTGATTATATTGATGAGTCTGAAGTGCTAACACCTGCAGATGATTCTTATCATATTAATAAGCATGATTTTAAAGTTCCTTTTGTTTGTGGATGTCGGAATCTAGGGGAAGCATTACGCCGTATTGGCGAAGGTGCCGCCATGATTCGTACGAAGGGTGAGCCTGGAACAGGTAACGTTATTGAGGCAGTTCGACATATGCGAACTGTTATGAGTGAAATACGTGCCTTAACCTTAACTCCCAAAGAGGAGCTTATGTCTGCAGCTAAAAATATGGGTGCACCCTATGATTTAGTTCTTTATGTTGCAGAACACGGCAAGCTACCTGTCGTTAATTTTGCTGCAGGAGGAATAGCAACACCGGCAGATGCAGCATTGATGATGCATTTAGGAGTAGATGGTATTTTTGTAGGATCTGGTATTTTTAAATCCGGTGACCCAAAAGCACGAGCCAAAGCTATTGTAATGGCAACAACACATTACAAAGATGCAAAATTGCTTGCAGAGATTTCTAAGGATTTAGGACAACCTATGTCTGGAATTGAAATATCAACCTTGACTGAATCTCAGAGAATGCAAGAACGGGGTTGGTAAGAATGAAAAAGCGTGTTGGCGTATTAGCACTACAAGGTGCTTTTCGCGAGCACCGGCAGGTTTTGGAAAAATTGGGCTGCGATGTTGTTGAGGTGCGTAAGACAAGTGATCTTGATGGAATACAAGGGCTTATCATTCCAGGTGGAGAAAGTACTACTATAGGTAAACTCCTGAGAATTGATGAGATGGGCGATAAGATTAAGGAACTTGGCGCTAAAGATATGCCTATTTTCGGAACTTGCGCAGGTATGATTTTACTTAGCAAAACTATTGTCGACAGTGAACAATATAGTTTGAATCTTATGGATACGGTAGTGGAACGTAATGCCTTTGGCAGACAAATAGCAAGTTTTGAAACGGATCTCCAAGTACCTGCGTTAGGGGTTAATCCTTTACGTGCTGTTTTTATACGGGCACCTTATCTTAAGGAAGTTGCTCCAAATGTAGGTATATTAGCGGAGTATGACGGCAAAATTGTATTTGTGAGACAAGGAAATTTGTTAGCCAGCGCATTTCATCCGGAACTTACCTCAGATTATAGAGTTCATCAATACTTTTTGAAAATGATTGATGAGCACTAAGTATAACTTGTGGATCCTTATAGCCAGTCATGGCTACTGAAGATTGGACAATCCACACTGCAGGAGTATACGTTTTGGGTTGCAGTGTGGCGATAAGCTCGTCCACTTATCGTCATGGCCATCGCTTTCAAGTAGGTTAATATGTGCGGAGACAGTGTCTGCAAGTAAGGGCTAATTCGCGCGAAGACAGTGTCTTCGTGTGTGTGTGTGGGCGCTAGCCAAGTCTTCTATAAGGCATGGGAGGGTGTTTTGTTTGTTAGATCTTAAGTATGTACGTAATAACCCTGAAGTGGTAAAAGAAGCTCTACAGAAGCGAAATGTCTCAATTAGTCTCGATCACTTCTTACAACAAGAAGAAGAAAGAAGAAAACTTTTATTTGAAGTTGAAACGTTGAAAGCTCGTCGTAATTCTGTTTCTGAAGAAGTTGGTCGTCTTAAGAAAAAGGGTGAAGATGCTGATGCCCTCGTATTAGAGATGCGAGAAGTAGGTCAAACTATCAAAGAACTGGAAGAAAAATCAGCCGGCATTGTAGGAGAGATGGAAAAGGTTCTCTATGAGATTCCAAACATTCCCCATACTTCTGTGCCAATTGGTTCAGATGAGAGTGCCAATGTTCAAGTTCGCACTTGGGGAACCCCTCGAGAATTTGATTTTGAACCCAAGGCTCACTTTGAACTTGGTGAAAAGCTAGATGTTTTTGATTTTATTAGAGCAGCAAAAGTCACGGGTGCTCGCTTCACATTTTACAAAGGCTTGGGTGCAAAGTTAGAGAGATCCTTAATTTCTTTTATGCTTGATCGCCATACTTCAAAGGGTTATACAGAAATACTTCCTCCCTATATTGTTAATCGTGCTTCCATGACAGGAACCGGCCAATTGCCTAAATTTGAGGATGACGCCTTTAAAGTTGTAGGAACGGACTATTTTCTAATTCCTACTGCAGAGG comes from Desulfosporosinus meridiei DSM 13257 and encodes:
- the dnaA gene encoding chromosomal replication initiator protein DnaA, whose amino-acid sequence is MPPQSNSLQLLWQETLEKLKNELSKPSFETWLSSTRLLNIDGDTLVISVPNEFAKDWLESRYAPMIRSSVQSVLGHSVSLRFILSTSEDIYSDSTTAGDPVSTEITKQSEPVANSLNTKYTFDTFVIGNSNRFAHAASLAVAESPAKSYNPLFIYGGVGLGKTHLMHAIGHHVLQRSPNTKVIYVSSEKFTNELIDSIRDENPEEFRNHYRNVDILLIDDIQFLAGKERTQEEFFHTFNALHEANKQIIISSDRPPKEIPTLEDRLRSRFEWGLITDIQAPDLETRIAILRKKAKMENLQVPNEVMVYIADKIRSNIRELEGALIRVMAFASLSSIPITPEVAVEALKDIIPANNTKQITIDTIQESVARFYNLSPTDFKAKKRTRAVAFPRQIAMYLSRQLTDFSLPKIGDEFGGRDHTTVMHAHDKISQALIADPLLEKKISEIIQRIQSD
- the dnaN gene encoding DNA polymerase III subunit beta, yielding MKIFCSKDGLLSGVNAVQRAVSNKNPLPVLQGILIQAENQSLQFAATDLEMGIRCDVPAQIIEEGTMVVPAKLFTEVVRKLPDTTITLEERDQKIIISYYQSEIVLNGYDPEEFPLLPDLIEPLSFTLPTVIFKNMIRQTIFSCAAEENRPVFNGILLQIEGSNIRLVATDTHRLAYVISEITNTGDSRFSGIIPSKTLSEIYRLLRDEDEVLTISHSNNQVVFQFGTIFLISRLIEGQFPNYKQVIPQACETKVYLSVREFLDAVERASLLSRDKSSANIVRINVVDNELRIDQTSELGKISEQIGIEMDGKEVRIAFNAKFLIDALKVIDSEQILFELSGPFSPGVMRPMDNPNYIYLVLPVRTS
- the recF gene encoding DNA replication/repair protein RecF (All proteins in this family for which functions are known are DNA-binding proteins that assist the filamentation of RecA onto DNA for the initiation of recombination or recombinational repair.), whose translation is MMINSIRLQNFRNYVDEIIHFMPGTNILIGDNGQGKTNIIEGIYYLLTGKSYRVHREQELLRWEQSDFHIYGQFLMNRHKVSLESHYKDKKKMVKINQVACQRLSDFVGTINVIFFSPDDLVMIKGGPAERRRFLDLHIAQMRPGHVSILNAYNKALQQKNALLKSYNDKSFKYSQLQLWNQQIIELGKKIILNRADLTERLQGAVEPIFRNLSSEKETIKIMYYALGKSSVSEAISEFANLLNEKLDQEIERQMILIGPHRDDLQIFLNDKPGRLYASQGQQRSLVLSLKLAELELMRQEKGEYPLLLLDDVLSELDRFRRDYLIKFIESSKIQTLITMTSADNHLDLGTVYFVEKGHIRREA
- the remB gene encoding extracellular matrix regulator RemB, with product MYIHLGGDVLLKTDRIVAIIDLEMTKLSHVNQIFLDKVHKDNRKINYISEKGREKTLVVTMTDLYFSPISSITLLKRSFTEVGKDN
- the gyrB gene encoding DNA topoisomerase (ATP-hydrolyzing) subunit B: MQENKEQLVQTISDNYNAGQIEVLEGLEAVRKRPGMYIGTTGPRGLHHLVYEIVDNSIDEALAGFCNEIDVIIHQDNSITVVDNGRGIPVDIHPKTGKPGVELALTVLHAGGKFGGSESAYKVSGGLHGVGLSVVNALSKWLVVEVSKGGHVYHQEYSIGKPTTKLINVGETNKSGTKISFMPDSEIFEETVYDFNILAHRLRELSFLNKSVTINLTDERTDVKETFLHTGGIQDFVRYLNKNKDCLHPQPIFIETLKDSVQVEVCMQYNDGYAENLFSYANNINTQEGGTHEAGFKSALTRVVNDYARKNNMIKAGDSNLTGDDIREGLTAVISVKVPDPQFEGQTKTKLGNSEIRGIVDSATGEGLSTFLEENPSIARKFIDKSVQAARARDAARKARELTRRKSALEGTSLPGKLADCSWKEPDLCEMYIVEGDSAGGSAKQGRDRRFQAILPLRGKIINVEKARLDKILGNTEIRAMITAMGTGISDDFDIEKARYHKLIIMTDADVDGAHIRTLLLTFFYRYMKPLIENNFVYIAQPPLYKVKKGKDIQYVYTEPELTKVLEKIGRDKVEIQRYKGLGEMNPEQLWETTMDPAKRTILRVTMEDAMRTEEMFSVLMGDKVEPRRDFINRYAKDVRNLDA
- the gyrA gene encoding DNA gyrase subunit A — protein: MADEILDGKVVPVEIADEMRKSFIDYSMSVIVSRALPDVRDGLKPVHRRILYTLHELGLTPNKPYSKSARLVGDCMGKFHPHGDSSIYDAVVRLEQDFASRYPLVDGHGNFGSIDGDSAAAMRYTELRMAKLSTYMLEDIDKDTIDFTPNYDEKQDEPTVLPAKFPNLLVNGSSGIAVGMATNIPPHNLGEVVNATVALLDDPNLSIDDLIKYIQGPDFPTGGTIMGHEGIRSAYLTGRGSVKIRAKAQIEQMEKAGKTRIVVTEIPFMVNKARMIEKIAELVRDKKIDGITDLRDESDRSGLRVVIELRRDVNPKVILNQLYKHTQLEDTFGVNMLALVNGQPRTLTLKDMIYHFIEHQKDVVVRRTRYELNKAEAEAHIIEGLRIALDHIDEVIETIRSSPDESRARENLSLRFGLSDKQAQAIVDMRLKRLTGLERDKLENQYKELMDTIAYLKSVLASEAKVIGIIKEKLEEIKNKFGDPRRTQITLDVSKMDIEDLIAVEDVVITVTHYGYIKRLPLSTYKSQNRGGKGVHGMATKEEDFVEHLFTTTTHHYILFFTSQGKVYRLKAHEIPEASRTGKGTAIINLLNLEQNEMITAVMAIKEYSPDYFLITATKKGIMKKTALQEYDSSRKDGLIALTLDEGDELIGVKLTQGLDDILLATKNGIAIRFPESDVRYMGRTARGVKGITLAANDLVVGMDVIGDEGELLTMSENGFAKRTNLKEFRVQGRGGRGVIVMKLNSKTGTLVGLKVVQVEDELMVITNNGIMLRIPVSSISNQGRSAQGVMAMRTGESTVVAIAKVLMKDDEELVESNNEDSEEEV
- the pdxS gene encoding pyridoxal 5'-phosphate synthase lyase subunit PdxS, giving the protein MTDIGSFKVKTGLAEMLKGGVIMDVTTPEQAIIAEEAGACAVMALERVPSDIRAEGGVARMADPSIIQSIMAVVSIPVMAKARIGHFVEARILEALGADYIDESEVLTPADDSYHINKHDFKVPFVCGCRNLGEALRRIGEGAAMIRTKGEPGTGNVIEAVRHMRTVMSEIRALTLTPKEELMSAAKNMGAPYDLVLYVAEHGKLPVVNFAAGGIATPADAALMMHLGVDGIFVGSGIFKSGDPKARAKAIVMATTHYKDAKLLAEISKDLGQPMSGIEISTLTESQRMQERGW
- the pdxT gene encoding pyridoxal 5'-phosphate synthase glutaminase subunit PdxT: MKKRVGVLALQGAFREHRQVLEKLGCDVVEVRKTSDLDGIQGLIIPGGESTTIGKLLRIDEMGDKIKELGAKDMPIFGTCAGMILLSKTIVDSEQYSLNLMDTVVERNAFGRQIASFETDLQVPALGVNPLRAVFIRAPYLKEVAPNVGILAEYDGKIVFVRQGNLLASAFHPELTSDYRVHQYFLKMIDEH
- the serS gene encoding serine--tRNA ligase, whose amino-acid sequence is MLDLKYVRNNPEVVKEALQKRNVSISLDHFLQQEEERRKLLFEVETLKARRNSVSEEVGRLKKKGEDADALVLEMREVGQTIKELEEKSAGIVGEMEKVLYEIPNIPHTSVPIGSDESANVQVRTWGTPREFDFEPKAHFELGEKLDVFDFIRAAKVTGARFTFYKGLGAKLERSLISFMLDRHTSKGYTEILPPYIVNRASMTGTGQLPKFEDDAFKVVGTDYFLIPTAEVPVTNLYRDEILDGSQFPIHHCAYSSCFRSEAGSAGRDTRGLIRQHQFNKVELVKFSLPEKSYDELELLTRDAEGILQDLELPYRVMALSSGDLGFSSAKTYDLEVWLPSFNTYREISSCSNFEDFQARRANIRFRRGPKDKPEFVHTLNGSGLAIGRTVAAIMENYQDKDGRVRIPKVLQPYMGVEYIG